The stretch of DNA ATCAGGGTGATCATGTTGGGCGCGATCATCCGGAACGGCACCGGCTTGAACCGGCGCGGCCGCGGCTCGTTCGGATCGGGCGCGAAGGGCGGGAAAAGCTCGTCCATGGCCGCCTCAGATCCGCTTGAACACCCGGTCCGGGCCGCCGCCGAGATCGGCCAGGACCGTCTCGCCGGCCACCGCCTTTTGGCCGAGCCCGACCAGCACGGTCGCGCCCGCCGGCAGGTAGACGTCGACCCGAGAGCCGAACCGGATCAGCCCGAACCGCTCGCCGACGCCGAGCACGTCGCCCGCCGAGACGAATCCGACGATGCGCCGGGCCACGAGGCCGGCGATCTGCACCACGCCGACGCGCTTCGCCACGCCGGCATGGCTGGTCTCGATGACCATGCCGTTGCGCTCGTTGTCGTCGCTGGCCTTGTCGAGCTCGGCGTTGAGGAACAGGCCCGGCGTGTAGTGGATCTGGCCGATGCGGCCCGCCACCGGCACCCGGTTCACGTGGCAGTCGAACACGTTCATGAACACCGAGACCCGCAAGGTCGGCACCTGCGGCAGGTCGAGCTCGGGCGGCGGCAGGACGGTAGCGATGAGGTTCACGCGCCCGTCGGCGGGCGAGACCACGAGCCCGTCCGCCACCGGCGTGACCCGTTCCGGATCGCGGAAGAAGTAGCAGACCCAGAGGGTGAGGATCAGGAAGATCCAGCCGAAGAACTGGGAGAAGTAGCCGGCGAGCACCGTCAGCACGATGCCGATCAGGATGAAGGGGTAGCCCTCCTTGTGAATCGGCACGAGCGTCCGGCGGATCGTCTCGATCAGGTCGGTCATTGTTGTTTCGGGCTCACGGGGCCGCGGGCTGGCGGACAGGTCGGACGCGCGGATGGCAGCCCGCTGGGCTGCCGTCAACTTTCCGAGGGTCGCGGGCCGCCCCGCGGCCGGTCCCGGGCGGCCGCGGCTTGGGGCGGGAAGCCGGCCTCCGGGCCGCTTCGATACTGCCGGAGACCGAGGGCGCATGCCTGAGAGCCGGAAGCCAACGGTGTCTTTCCAGACCTCCCGTCTTCCCGGGGCCGCGCGGCGGGGCCCGGATCCGGACCCGCCGAGGTGGCAAGGGCGTGCACCGCCGGCTTCTCTGGGTTGCCCGCCCCCGGCCTGCCCGTCCGGGTCCGGGCGCGCCTGCGGCGCCCCGGAAGGACGGCGCGGGGGGACGGAACCGGCAGGGCCCCTCCCGCCATGCGCGATCATCCCCGCGCGCCGTTTGGCGCCGGGGGCATGGCCCAAGAAGCGACCACAGGGGACGCGGGACGCCGCGGGAACCCAGGTGTCGGCCAGTCAACGCGCGGGATCCGATCCCCGCGGCGCCCGCGGCATCGGCCGGGCATGGTCCCCGGCCGGTGCCGTCTTTCTCGTCGCGGCGTCTGTGCGACGTCCCGGTCCTGCGCCGGCCTGCCAAGCGGTCTCAGGCGAGGCGCACGCGCCTCCGGAACCCGCTATCACTCTCCGTGGCCTTCCAGCCGTTCGCCCGCCTCGTCGTGGGCGGATCCGCAGGATGCGTAGGGTCGGCCCAGAGGCGGGTCGGCGCGGGAGCATTTCCGCCCCCGCCGGGCCAAGGGCCGCCCGGTCTCACGCCCGCCACCGAGACACGCCCCGTACCGGGCACGCCGCCCGGGGCGATGGCGGCTGAAAGCCACCGACGCGGGCGCCGCCCCACCCCCGGACCCGCCCGGTCAGCCACCGCACGGGTCCCATGAAGGACGCCCCGGGATCGCTCCCGAACCGCCGTGGGCAGGTGCGGCTAGGAAGCACAGAATAGGAATAATGTCAAGGGGAAGAGCGGCGGACCCGTGTGCCCCGCGTGCCGCTGTCGCGTGTAACTCGGGCGGTTTCGGCGCGGGCCGCATGGGTCTGCTGGCGGCGGGCAGCGCGGCGTGGCAAGTCTTGAGCCGGCGCCGAGCCGCCTTCTCGAGCGAGCGGCATCTGGCGCGGCTCTTCGCCCTCAATCAGAAGCGCGCGGCGGCCGGGCGCTAGGACAGGGACACCACCATGGTCACCCGCATCGCCCTCCTGGGCCTCGGCGCGATGGGCCACCCCATCGCCCGCAATCTCGCGGCCAAGCGCGACTCCGAGTCCGAGACGATCGTCGCGGTCGATTCCGATCCGGCGCGCCTCGCCGGCCTCGACGCGCCGGGCCTCGTCGCCACGGCGGATCCCGCGGCCGTCGACGGCGCCGGCGTGCTGTTCCTGTGCCTGCCGAACGGCGATGTGGTCGAATCGGCCCTGTTCGGCGCAGGCCGCCTCGCCGAGCGGCTGGCGCCCGGGGCGGTCGTGGTCGATCTCAGCACCATCGCGCACGCCAAGGCGACGGCGATCGGCCGGACCCTGGAGGCGATGGGGCGGCGCTTCGTCGACGCGCCCGTCTCCGGGGCGCCGGCCGGCGCCGAGGCCGGGACGCTCACCGTCATGTGCGGCGGCGAGGCCGAGGCCGTCGCGCAGGTGCGTCCGCTCCTGGAGCGGATCGGCAGCAGCGTCCTCCACATGGGTCCGGTGGGGTCCGGCCAGCTCACCAAGACGATCAACAACGTACTCTACGACATCAACATCGCGGCGCTCGCCGAGGTGCTGCCCATGGCGGTGGCGATGGGACTCGATCCCGATCAGGTTGCCAAGGTGGTCACCACCGGCACCAGCCGGAGCTACGCGGCGCAGTATTTCGTGCCGCGCATCCTCCAGGGGCGCTTCGACGAGGGTTACCCGATGGGCGCGGCCTACAAGGACCTCGTCGCGGCGGCCGCGGTCGCGGCGGAGAACGGCTTCCCCATGCCGGTCACGGCGGCCGCCACCGCCACCTACCAGACGGCGCTCCGCCAGGGCCACGCCGGCAAGGACAAGGGCGCGATGGTGCTGCCGTTCGAGGACCTGCTCGGGGTCAGGGTGCGATCGGGCCGGTAGGGCCGGATCCACCCCTGGCCGTCCCCGATAGGGTGGTAGACGTGCGGCCTGTCCGGCAAGCCGGACCCGCCGCTCCGGGTCTCGTCGCGATGCGGCGGGAGCGGCGCAGCTCTGGCCTTCCTGTCACTCCGCCGCCGCCGTCTCCGGCACGGCGCCGCGCCCGCGCACCGGCACAACAGGGGCATCGGCTCGCTGGAGCACTTCCAGGGCGGCGTCGGCTTCCCGCTGGCGGTCCCAGAGCGCAGCGTAGACGCCGCCGGCCTCCAGCAGCTCCGCATGGGTGCCGCGCTCGACGATGCGGCCGTGGTCGAGGACCAGGATCGCGTCGGCGTTGACCACCGTCGAGAGCCGATGGGCGATCACCAGGGTGGTGCGGCCGCGGCTGACCCGGTCGAGGGCCGCCTGGATCTCGGCCTCGGTGAAGGAATCGAGCGCCGAGGTCGCCTCGTCGAGCACCAGGATCGGTGGCGCCTTCAGGATCGTGCGGGCGATGGCGACCCGCTGCTTCTCGCCGCCCGAGAGCTTCAGGCCGCGCTCGCCCACCGGCGTGTCGTAGCCCTCCGGCAGGCTCGACACGAAGCCGTCGATCTGCGCGAGCCGGGCCGCCTCGCGAACCTCCGCTTCGGTGGCGTCGGCCCGGCCGTAGCGGATGTTGTAGCCGATCGTGTCGTTGAACAGCACCGTGTCCTGCGGGACCATGCCGATGGCCGCCCGCAAGCTCGCCTGCGTCACCGCGGCGATGTCCTGGCCGTCGACGCTGATCCGGCCGGCGGAGGGCTCGTAGAACCGGAACAGCAGGCGCGACAGCGTCGACTTGCCGGCCCCGGAGGGCCCCACCACCGCCACCGTCTGCCCCGCCGGGATCGCGAAGGAGACCCCGCGCAGGATCGGCCGCTCGGGATTGTAGGCGAAGCGCACGTCCTCGAACCGCACCGTGCCGCCCGCGACCGCCAGCGGCGCCGCGCCCGGCCGGTCGGCGATCTCGGGGTTCTGCCCGAGGATGCGGAACATGTCGTCGATGTCGATCAGCGCCTGTTTGATCTCGCGGTAGATCATGCCCATGAAGTTGAGCGGCATCGCGAGCTGCACCAGCATGGTGTTGGCCAGCACGAAGCCGCCGATCGTCGTGCGCCCGGCCAGGATGTCCCGGGCGGCGAGCCACATCACCACGGTCATGCCCAGCGTGAAGATCACCGCCTGCCCGGCATTGAGCACCGCCAGCGACACGTAGGTCTGCGTCGAGGCCTTTTCGTATTTCGCCATCGACTCGTCGTAGCGGGCGGCTTCCCGGCGCTCGGCGCCGAAATACTTCACCGTCTCGTAGTTGAGCAGCGAATCGACCGCCTTGGTGTTGGCGTCGGTATCGGAGGCATTCATCCGGCGGCGGATCGCGATCCGCCACTCGGTCGCCTTGTAGGTGAAGGCCAGATAGGCCGCGACCGTCAGGAAGGCGGTCGCCGCGTAGGTCCAGCTGAATTCGTAGGCCAGCACGCCCAGCACCAGCACGAACTCGACGATGGTCGGCACCAGGGTCAGCACCATCAGGCGCGACAATTCCTCGATGCCGGCGCGGCCGCGCTCCAGCACCCGGGTCAGGCCGCCGGTCTTGCGCTCCAGGTGGAAGCGCAGGGACAGGCGGTGCATGTGCTCGAAGGTCTTGAGCGCGAGGCGGCGCACCGCGTGCATCGCCACCTTGGCGAACAGCCCGTCGCGCACCTGGGTCAGCGCCGACATGGCGATCCGCGACACGCCGTAGAGGGCGATCAGCAGCATCGGCGCGGCGAGCAGCCCCGTGGGCAGCGGCGCGTCCTTACCGCCGACCGCCGCCACCAGCGCGTCAGTGATCCATTTGAAGGTGAACGGCGTCACCATGGTCACCAGCTTGGCGGCGAGCAGCAGGCCGAAGGCCAGGAAGACGCGGCGCTGCAGGTCGGGCCGGCCGTGGGGCCAGAGATGCGGCCAGAGCCGCCGGTAGGTGGCGATCAGGCCGGGGCGCTCGGCCGGGGCCTTCGGCCCGGCCGCGGTGTCGTCGGTCATGCGGGTTCTGTCGGGAGGAACGTTACGAGACCCGCATATAGGCGTGTGATCGCGCCGGATCACCCGCCTCGCGTGCATGTCCCCCTCTCACGCCCGCCAGAACGGCTTGTCGATCTCCGCGCGCAGAGCCCACGGTTCGAGGCCGATATCCCGGAGCTGGTCGGGATGCAGCGCCGCGAGGGCGCGCCGCGTGTGGATCCGGCGCAGCCAGAGCCGGAGCACGGATGGGCCCGGGGCGGGCCGGGGGGAAGCGGGTGAGGCAGACAGCGTGACGGTGGGCATCGCGGACGATCCGGTGGCAGGGGGTGCAGTCCGGCCGGGATTGCTGGCGGAGGATTGATCCGATACATACCTCGGATCAATCGAAACATTGACCTCGGAGCAATAATGCGGTCCGCGGATTACCGGTCGGTCGCCGACGCCATCGCGGCCGAGATCGCGGCGGGCCGGATGCGCCCCGGCGAGCGGCTGCCGCCGCAGCGCGACTTCGCCTATGCCCGCGGCATCGCGGTCTCGACGGCGAGCCGGGTCTACGCGGAGCTGGCGCGGCGGGGGCTCACGGCCGGCGAGGTCGGACGGGGCACCTATGTCCGGAGCGATCCGGGCCGCGCCGGGCCGCTCCAGCCGGAACCGCCCCCGGCGGCGGTCGATCTGCAGCGGACCCATTCGCGGCTGCCCGAGCAGGAGGCCGTGCTGGCGGAGACGCTGGCGGCGCTGGCGCGGAGCGGCGGCGAGATCGGGTTCAGCCAGTACGGGCCGGCGGGGACGCCCCGGGCGCGGGCGGTCGCGGCCGGGTTCCTGGCCCGCGACGGCTACGCGCCCGAGCCGGCCGACATCTTGTTCACCGGCAATGGCCGGCAGGCGCTCGCCGCGGCCCTGGCGGCGCTGGCGGCGCCGGGGGCGCGGATCGGCTGCGAGCCGCTGACCTACCCGGCGGTGCGGGGCATCGCCGCCCGGCTGGGGATCACCCTGGTGCCGGTCGCCATGGACGCGGACGGCATGTGCCCGGAGGCCCTCCTCCAGGCGCACCGGGCGGCGCCGCTGAGCGGTGTCTACATCCAGCCGACCCTGCAGAACCCCCTGGGCGTCACGATGGGGCCGGCCCGGCGCGCGGACCTCGCGGCGTGCCTCGACCGGACGGAGCTCACCGCGATCGAGGACGCGGTCTACGGCTTCCTGGCCGACACGCGGCCCCTCGCCAGCCTCGTCCCGGACCGGGTGATCCTGATCGACAGCCTCTCGAAGCGGGTGATGCCGGCGCTGACGGTGGGCCTGATCGCCGCGCCTCCGCACCTGACCGACCGGCTCGCGGCCTCGGTCCGCCAGGGCGCCTGGACGGCGCTCGGCCTGTCGCTCGCGGCCGGCATGCACTGGATGGATGGGGGCTCGGCGGCGGCGCTCGCGGAGGCCAAGCGCCGGGACGCCACGGCCCGGCAGGCCGTCGCCCGGGCGGCGCTGGCGGACCTGCGGGTGGTCGGCGATCCGCACGCCTATCACCTGTGGCTCGAACTGCCCGAGACGTGGCGGGCCGAGGCCTACGCGGCCGCGGCCCTGCGCCAGGGCATCGCCCTCCTCCCGGCCTCGGCCTTCGCGGTCCATCCCGGCCATGCGCCGAACGCCGTCCGCCTCGCGCTGGCGGCGCCGTCACGGGAGGAACTCGACCGGGCGCTGCGCAGCCTGCGCCGGCTCGCCTTCGCGGGCGACGATCAGGTCGTGGAGTGAGCGGGGCGCGAGGCCGCTCGACCGTGCGAACGCCGCGATCGGAAAGCGGAGCCGCCTGTTCCGTCCGTGAGCGATACGCGGCTCGTATCTTATCGCAGCGCGGAGATCCTGCGCCGAGGTTCGTAAATCTGATGCCGTTCGACCGTAGCGTGGACGATCGACCCGCCTGCCGATTTCTTGTCGATCGATCAGGTCCGGGATACGGCAAGCTCAACGTGCGGAAGACCTCATGAAGATTGCGATGATTGGGGCCGGCTATGTCGGCTTGGTCTCCGGGGCGTGTCTGGCCGATTTCGGTCACACCGTGGTCTGTATCGACCGGGACCCCGACAAGATCGCCAGCCTGCACGCCGGCCGTATGCCGATCTACGAGCCGGGCCTCGACGCGCTGGTCGCCGAGAACGTGCGCCAGCGCCGGCTCACGTTCGGCACGTCGATGCGGGAGGCCGTGGCCGAGGCCGAGGCCGTGTTCATCGCGGTGGGCACGCCGTCGCGCCGCGGCGACGGCTTCGCCGACCTGAGCTTTGTGTTCGACGCCGCCCGCGAGATCGCCGGAGCGCTGTCGGGCTTCACCGTTGTGGTGACCAAGTCGACGGTTCCGGTGGGCACGGGCGACGAGGTCGAGCGGATCATCCGGGAGGCCAACCCGGCCGCGGAGGTCTCGGTGGCGTCGAACCCCGAGTTCCTGCGCGAGGGCGCGGCGATCGCCGACTTCAAGCGGCCCGACCGGATCGTCGTCGGCACCCAGGATGCCCGCGCCGAGGCGGTGATGCGCGAGGTCTACCGGCCGCTCTACCTCAACCAGGCGCCGATCCTGGTCACCGACCGGCGCACCGCCGAGCTGACCAAGTACGCCGCCAACGCGTTCCTGGCCGCCAAGATCACCTTCATCAACGAGGTCGCCGACCTGTGCGAGGCGGTCGGCGCCGACGTCCAGCAGGTCGCCCGCGGCATCGGCCTGGACAAGCGCATCGGCCCGAAGTTCCTGCATGCCGGTCCGGGCTACGGCGGCTCGTGCTTTCCCAAGGACACGCTGGCGCTGGTCAAGACCGCCCAGGATGCCGGCACGCCGCTGCGGCTGGTCGAGACCGTGGTGGCGGTCAACGACCAGCGCAAGCGCGCCATGGCCCGCAAGGTGATCAAGGCCTGCGGCGGCTCGGTGCGGGGCAAGACGGTGGCGCTGCTCGGGCTGACGTTCAAGCCCGACACCGACGACATGCGCGATGCGCCCTCTCTGGCGATCGTGGCCGGGCTGCAGGATGCCGGGGCGCGGATCGTGGCCTACGATCCGGAGGGCATGGCCCAGGCCCGCGCGCTGATGCCGGAGGTGACCTACGCCGAGGACGCGTATGCCTGCGCCGAGGGCGCCGACGCCCTGGTCATCGTCACCGAGTGGAACGCCTTCCGGGCGCTCGATCTCGACCGTCTGCGTCAGACCATGGCGTCCGGAGAAGCCGCCCCGGTCCTGATCGATCTCCGCAACATCTACGATCCAGAGAGCGCCGCACGTCACGGATTTACCTATCGTGGTATCGGACGGTGAGGCGGCTTGCTGCCGGGGGCCTGACATCGGCCTTGATATCGGGCGCGAGGCGGTGACAGGCACAGCGCCGAAGAAACCGGCAAAAAGACCGGCATTTTGGCCTCGCCGTCTTCGACATAAGCCGGTGTTCTAATTCAGTTAGTTGCTGGCAAACGGACCGGCAAAGATATTGACCAAGCTCTATGCGATTGACCACTTCAATGGAGGCGGATCACTTTCGGGCGCTGGATCTCGACCGTCTGCGTCAGACCATGGCGTCCGGCGAAGCCGCCCCCGTCCTGATCGATCTGCGCAATATCTACGATCCCGCGAGCGCCGCACGTCATGGAATTACCTATCGTGGCATCGGACGCTGAGGCGGCTTGTTGCCGGGGGCTTGCCATCGGGGCGCGATAGCGAGCGCGGGACGGTGCCGGCTCGGCGGCGGGCGTCCTAGCAACCTGCGCCGCTTGGCCAGGCGCTGCGTAGCCTACGCCAGCTCGTCTTCGCGGGGGACGATCAGGTTGTAGAGTGAGCGGCACTTGAGGCCGAGCCCGCCGCCTCACAGCCGAGAGAGCGCCTTGACCGGACAGCGAAGCGGCCTGCTCCGCCCATGATGCGGTGCGCGAGCCTTCCCCTCCCTGCACCAGGGAGAATAACAGGGAGGGCTTCCGCGTTTCCCGTATCCACTTATGGGAGGTCGGTTCTAATATTTCGGCCGCTGAAAGCACTGTTACGCATACACCAGAGCCGACGTGCTCACAAAGTATGTTCTTGTTATGTTCCAATGACGGTAGGTCTTGAAACGTCTCAGGTGCAGATCTAAGTTGGCGTTGCTCGTCATGTCGACGAGTATTCACAAGCGACCGATTGCAATCGGTAGCTGTGCCTCACCAAAGTTTAGCGGCGGCAGCCTTCCACATGCCGCAGCGGCTTCGACAATTTCCCCAGGAGCCACGCGCGTCGCGCGAACGGGGAAAGTCGATGGTCGTTGCGCGGTTGCCTTGCCCTCGGTCTCCAATTTGGAGGCCTACAATGCCTGCATCGACATCAAAGCTTGCGGCGTTAACAGCTCGGTCTAACGCACTCCCTCTCGACAGCGCCCCCCGGATCGCGCTTGGACCGGGCATCGAGGCGCGATACGGCCTGTGCCCCTGCAGCACGCTCAAAGCCAACCCGGCCGCCGTTCGCGTTCATCCCAAACAGCAGATCAAGAAGCTCGCACGCGCCATCGAGGTGGCAGGTCCCCTCACCCCGGTGGTCGTCGACGAGGGCTACACGATCCTCTCGGGCCATGCTCGGGTCGAGGCTGTCCGTGCTGGATCGGAATCGATACCGATTGTGCAGGTCTTCGGGCTATCCGAGGCGCAGAAGAGTGCGTTCCTGTTGTCTGACAATCGCATCGGCGAGGATGCGCGGCTCGACCGGCAACGGCTCGCCAAACAGATCCCGGAGCTGACGATCCTTTTTCAGGAGGCCGGCTTCGAGATTTCCGATACGGGCTTCGAGATCGCTGAACTCG from Methylobacterium sp. PvR107 encodes:
- a CDS encoding PLP-dependent aminotransferase family protein, which translates into the protein MRSADYRSVADAIAAEIAAGRMRPGERLPPQRDFAYARGIAVSTASRVYAELARRGLTAGEVGRGTYVRSDPGRAGPLQPEPPPAAVDLQRTHSRLPEQEAVLAETLAALARSGGEIGFSQYGPAGTPRARAVAAGFLARDGYAPEPADILFTGNGRQALAAALAALAAPGARIGCEPLTYPAVRGIAARLGITLVPVAMDADGMCPEALLQAHRAAPLSGVYIQPTLQNPLGVTMGPARRADLAACLDRTELTAIEDAVYGFLADTRPLASLVPDRVILIDSLSKRVMPALTVGLIAAPPHLTDRLAASVRQGAWTALGLSLAAGMHWMDGGSAAALAEAKRRDATARQAVARAALADLRVVGDPHAYHLWLELPETWRAEAYAAAALRQGIALLPASAFAVHPGHAPNAVRLALAAPSREELDRALRSLRRLAFAGDDQVVE
- a CDS encoding NAD(P)-dependent oxidoreductase, encoding MVTRIALLGLGAMGHPIARNLAAKRDSESETIVAVDSDPARLAGLDAPGLVATADPAAVDGAGVLFLCLPNGDVVESALFGAGRLAERLAPGAVVVDLSTIAHAKATAIGRTLEAMGRRFVDAPVSGAPAGAEAGTLTVMCGGEAEAVAQVRPLLERIGSSVLHMGPVGSGQLTKTINNVLYDINIAALAEVLPMAVAMGLDPDQVAKVVTTGTSRSYAAQYFVPRILQGRFDEGYPMGAAYKDLVAAAAVAAENGFPMPVTAAATATYQTALRQGHAGKDKGAMVLPFEDLLGVRVRSGR
- a CDS encoding UDP-glucose/GDP-mannose dehydrogenase family protein encodes the protein MKIAMIGAGYVGLVSGACLADFGHTVVCIDRDPDKIASLHAGRMPIYEPGLDALVAENVRQRRLTFGTSMREAVAEAEAVFIAVGTPSRRGDGFADLSFVFDAAREIAGALSGFTVVVTKSTVPVGTGDEVERIIREANPAAEVSVASNPEFLREGAAIADFKRPDRIVVGTQDARAEAVMREVYRPLYLNQAPILVTDRRTAELTKYAANAFLAAKITFINEVADLCEAVGADVQQVARGIGLDKRIGPKFLHAGPGYGGSCFPKDTLALVKTAQDAGTPLRLVETVVAVNDQRKRAMARKVIKACGGSVRGKTVALLGLTFKPDTDDMRDAPSLAIVAGLQDAGARIVAYDPEGMAQARALMPEVTYAEDAYACAEGADALVIVTEWNAFRALDLDRLRQTMASGEAAPVLIDLRNIYDPESAARHGFTYRGIGR
- a CDS encoding DUF1127 domain-containing protein, whose protein sequence is MPTVTLSASPASPRPAPGPSVLRLWLRRIHTRRALAALHPDQLRDIGLEPWALRAEIDKPFWRA
- a CDS encoding phosphatidylserine decarboxylase; protein product: MTDLIETIRRTLVPIHKEGYPFILIGIVLTVLAGYFSQFFGWIFLILTLWVCYFFRDPERVTPVADGLVVSPADGRVNLIATVLPPPELDLPQVPTLRVSVFMNVFDCHVNRVPVAGRIGQIHYTPGLFLNAELDKASDDNERNGMVIETSHAGVAKRVGVVQIAGLVARRIVGFVSAGDVLGVGERFGLIRFGSRVDVYLPAGATVLVGLGQKAVAGETVLADLGGGPDRVFKRI
- a CDS encoding ABC transporter ATP-binding protein/permease yields the protein MTDDTAAGPKAPAERPGLIATYRRLWPHLWPHGRPDLQRRVFLAFGLLLAAKLVTMVTPFTFKWITDALVAAVGGKDAPLPTGLLAAPMLLIALYGVSRIAMSALTQVRDGLFAKVAMHAVRRLALKTFEHMHRLSLRFHLERKTGGLTRVLERGRAGIEELSRLMVLTLVPTIVEFVLVLGVLAYEFSWTYAATAFLTVAAYLAFTYKATEWRIAIRRRMNASDTDANTKAVDSLLNYETVKYFGAERREAARYDESMAKYEKASTQTYVSLAVLNAGQAVIFTLGMTVVMWLAARDILAGRTTIGGFVLANTMLVQLAMPLNFMGMIYREIKQALIDIDDMFRILGQNPEIADRPGAAPLAVAGGTVRFEDVRFAYNPERPILRGVSFAIPAGQTVAVVGPSGAGKSTLSRLLFRFYEPSAGRISVDGQDIAAVTQASLRAAIGMVPQDTVLFNDTIGYNIRYGRADATEAEVREAARLAQIDGFVSSLPEGYDTPVGERGLKLSGGEKQRVAIARTILKAPPILVLDEATSALDSFTEAEIQAALDRVSRGRTTLVIAHRLSTVVNADAILVLDHGRIVERGTHAELLEAGGVYAALWDRQREADAALEVLQRADAPVVPVRGRGAVPETAAAE